The Cololabis saira isolate AMF1-May2022 chromosome 23, fColSai1.1, whole genome shotgun sequence genomic sequence tcTTGTCAGATGTCATCAATCTTGTTGATTTCTCACATcagccaaaaataaaataatttttcatCTAAGACTTTtgtataaatccataaatactTCAAACAGTTCAAAAGCTTCCTTAGCTAATTCATTTTTAGCTCTTACCTTGGACTGGCAGTTATGCAgagacaggaaacaggaagttgaTTCTCCCAGTCTTTAAAACTTCTCAGACCGCAACAGGAGTCCTTGGaaacatataaaaaatatatatgcatTGATTAAGGCTTGTTAAGTCTGCAGATATGTACAAACCTgctgtcagaaaaaaaaacaaatacatgagaacagagCTAATTGGCTTAGCAAGAACATTAGATTTTACCACGTTTGACCAAGGTGTGCAGAGGCAAGAAACAGAATTAATGCTTGGTACACTGCATTTAAGTGATCTCATATTCATCTAAGTTACAATGACAGAAACACACAATCTTTTGAAGCTGATATCACAAAAacaattttaatgtatttgtgTTTGCTGAACTCTTGCAAACAGTAAATATCCAGAGTGATAGAGGAAACAGGTAAGTGAAACTTTGGAGTCAATAGGTGTTTAAATCTCCCATGGCATCAGTGCCATCAAGGAAGCTCTAGATGAGACCTGCACAATATTCACAAATATCCCTGGAAGTGCTTTTTATTAATATAAGGAATAATGTTTCCTACACCTGCCTGCTGGTCTCCTGTATTTTGGGTTATTCTCCTGCGTACCTGCCCATTTCTCTTTACAGAACTGGTTCAGCTCGACACATTTCTAGGACGTTTGGTAGGAACAGCTCTCTTGAGGTCTTCCATAGCATTTCCATAAGTTTAAAGTCTAGCTTCAGAGTTAGCAAGTGGTCCAGGCTCTATAGCAACAATCTAATCCAAATCATGGGGCTCCACCAGATGTTTGCCAGTTTGTCTTCAAGCCTGCAGCTGTTACTTATGGGTTCTTCTTTACCTCATTGACGATTCTGCATTGTGCCATGGGAATAATTTTGAATAGGCATCTACTTCTAGAAAGAGTAACCCGGCTTTTCCATTTATAGTTTGTCGACTGATAGATGCCTAAAAACTTTGAGATGACTTTATCCCTTTCCACCCTTACTCAGATCAACCACTGTTGATCAGCTGTCTTCAGAGATCTCATGAACAGCAAATTTGAACTGTTTGTCTTTCTATCAGTCAAAGAAGTCCTGAACCACATCTCTGATCTCATAATATTAAATGGACTTCAGGTGTGCTAACTACTACTGCCAATTAGTTTTTGTTAAACAGCCTGCGGGTTCCCTCACTTTTTCCCACCAGCACTGTTAATGTTTAATGGATGtgttcaataagataaaaaaagtTATAATTATTTATGTGTTATCTTAAGCACATTGTATTTGTCTGTTATTACTTAGATAAAAATGAAATCACATTTGATGACAAATTAATGCagattcatgcttttatgtctCTATTACCGAGGCCTGCAGTTTATTTACTTCCCTCTGAATATCAGCTGCAGCACTGTGGAGAGGAGTCGCATTCAGAAACAACTCATCTACAGCAAACCCCATCTGCAGAACAGTTTGCAAAAACAGTTAATATTCAGTAAAAAGGAGATGTAAAGCTAATATATTATATTCCATACAGCATGCTTATTTTAACGCCataagtgagagagagagaggcctaCATCAAAACTTTTAAATGCTGTGGTCATGAACATTGCGGCCTCCAGGGGGCTGTGATGAGAAACACAGCTCGATGAAGTTACCTGAGCTTGAACTTGAACCAGTGGTGCAGCAACAACCATCACAGCCACAAACTCCACAAATATCAAAGCAGAAAACTGTGGAAGATAATAAAAGATTAGTATATGTGTGCCTGGGTGTGTGTTTCTTGTGAAACTGTCGTTTTGAGGACCTCCTTGCATGCCAAAACTTGAGAGGGAGCACTTTTTGCAAAGTAAGGACATTTTGGCTGATGTAGGGGAGCAAACAATTGCATCAGTattatgatattttttttaaggttcAGTTTGGAATTAAGTTTGAAAAGGTAACTTCACGTTCCAGGATGTGTACGTTTGTTTGTCTCACCAGCAGCAACAGTGGTTTATAGTCCAAAGAAGCAGCACAAATTCCCAGAATAGCCAGAAGTACAGTAATGGGACCAAACACCTGCAGCACCAGTAAAACCTCACTACTGGACAACTGGTTAAACCACTGGAACACAGAAGGGGAGACCAAGGTGGTTACTACATTCATCTGTACAGGAAAACCAAACCAGATGAAACTTCACATCATAAGACTCTCTTGCCCAATGACCCTGAACAGGTATAGGAAATGGTTTGATGAAATTTATTAACTTAAATTTGAATCTTTAAGATAACATACATCTAATCTTTAAGATTTACTAAATGGAACAAGTCGCAACAGATTAAGTTAATGGGAAATAGGTCAGTAACGCCTGGCAAAAGAGACATCTCAGAAGGAACTGCTGCCATCATATTAACAGGATTTGGTCATACACTTCTGAATGGTGAATTAGACTTAAGAATATGTCGAGAGAAATTTTACAGGTATCCAATAAATCATTAACTGGCTTGAGCAAAGTCTCCTGATTTAGGTTTTTACCTAAAATAGCTTCAGCACCATACAGTTTCATTTTCAGCATCTGAGTCAGAGTTTGAGCTATAGGCCCATCTATTTTAACCCATGAGTGGGATTCTGTTTAACTCACACATATGTACCTCTACAACTAGTAGGTTGCCATCAATAGGGGAAAATCCCACACCGATCATCACTATACCAGAGACCTGCagagtaaaaaagaagaaaaaattcagAAGACAACTTCAATCAAACTGTTGCACATAAAGTGTTTGTTGGGTCTTTCTCAAAGTAGAAAGTTTCTAACAGCAGCAGCATTCCTCTGAAACTGCTCTGTATCCCCAGAGAGACTCTGAACAGACTCCCATCAGCTGGGAAATGCGATGAATCTTATTCACACACGTCATCACAGGGTTTTCTCAGGGTTTTCTCAGTGCTGGTGCACAAAAGACCCATTACTTCCTTCACATTTAAGTTTCCATTTTACAAATAAATACTATATCTGAAATTTTTGCTCCCGGCTTGCCCTTTTTATCTGATCCTTTTTGGTATTTGCTACATCGTTTAATATCTAAATATACATTTGTATAGATTTCTTTAAGAGCCTGCCAGTGACTGTGCTAGGGCCAGGCCTTTGGGGACCCCTGGTTTAAAGCACTGcatgaacaaaaataaaaaaattccgaACCCAAAATAACGAGAAAGCAGCTGCAGTCTTTCCTTTTAAGCTTATACAACAGTGCTTCATTagaaaaaaaacgatttttaaaaaataaataaaaacagtcaaatcaGCGATGCCCACTGACCAAGGTAAAATTATTTGAACAGAGTTTATTCTGCTTCAATAGATTTTACTTATTCATCTGTTTTTATGGTTGGCCAGTTGATGTTTGGTCTTGGTGATCTCAAATCAAGATAAGAACAGAGGAGTGAAAGTCTCCTGTAATTTTAAGATTGGCTTTAAATGGAACATGCAACATAAACACTGTAATCAGTCGATAAGCAGCAACAACATAGCATCAGAGACAGGAAGCAGGAAGTGCAGAGTTTGAGCACAAATAACAGAAATGTTCACCAAAATAGTAATAGCTACCTGCTGTAAATATACATGGTGCAGTAAGTATAGAAAGTGTAAATGTTTTGTAAGGAGCAAGCAGCAGGATAAAATTAGGGTACGAAAAAAAAGGTGAGGGAACAAGGGGAGGAATTCTAGCAAAGTTTTAGGGAGGAAACAAGAGGAAACAGTAAGCAGGAAGACGATAAAAAGCAAAGGAAATGAACAAAGATTAAGCATTGataacaaaaccaaacaaaaatggtgcatattttaacattaacagtttaaaaaaacatgtaaCACAACATATACGGCTTTAAAGAAACTGTTTTAAGTAGttataaactaaaactaaattttCGAGTGCTTTCCAGTGGAGAGTACGTCAAGTATTAAAGTCCATTTGGTGACCAAGAAATGTGTTGCATCACCACATCCTGCTTAAACACCAACGTCATTGTCAATGTAGCTCACCTGGAAAGACATTTCCGCACAGATATATTTTCTAATTTAGTTTTTTAACGAATGTAGTGAAGGAAAGTACATCATTATATAATGTTGAGCTGATATGTGGTAACTGTGCAATAGTTACCacataataataaatgtaataaatgtttAACATAATTTTCATAGCCATTCAACCATTCAGTAACGCCTTCAAATCCTATAAATTATATCAAGGAAGTGACCACTCCAACTAGAAAAGAGAGGTTTCGTCACTGAATTGTATGATCCCTCATAATCACTTCACATCATACCAGCAAATCACAGAATGACAGAAGCACCACATTCTGTCATTTAAATTACAAACACTATGTTCTGAAATTGAGCCCTGTTGACCTCtatgctttttttaaaaacttttaaaaatgccaaatttttttaagaaagcatTTCTTAGTTGAAATGCAGACGCTATTACAACTAATTACAACTATAAGTTATAGATGAATTATAGTAGTACCGAACTGACTCACTAAAATCAGACTCCTTCTCCTCctgttaaaatacactgtgtcaAGTCCAAATTACTGtaagaacagaaaaaaagttCAATTACACTTTTAATTTAGGAGGATTATAGAtcatttgtcattattttgtatgtttgtgCATTACAAAGGATAACAAAAAATTCTGCCCTTTAATGCAACTAATCAATGTGAGATTTGAGCTCTTATAATTTTGGATACTTTATCTGCATTGCAAATGATTTTATAATCTGTGATAATATCAAATCTTTTGGCATGTTCATGATATAAAATATCACGTTACAAATTAGCAATATATTTACTGCACTATGTGTTATTATAGTTACAAATGCTGCAGCTCAAATCTACATTTTGCAATATAGAATACTTAAGATAAAACACAATCAAGCAGAAAAGATTATAAAACAGATGATTAATACACATATGTTCATATGTTTAAAGCCTAATGACATTCAGCAAGCATAGATTTTACTGTTGCATGCACTGGACCAATAAAAAGTTTGTCGCTATTTTTCCTCAAGTGAAAGTTGCGACAGGCAGTGAAGAGCAAAATATGAAAAAGATCAACCGATTGTTCAGTGAGCCTGAATTTTTGTTCATTCTCAGTTATCTGATCGAATTCTCCCCACATCCCTCACTTCCATCATCACATCAAGTGCTTAGCAGTTAGCATTAGGCTTACCAGTAGCAGCACAGTGACGCAGATGGCGAGACCTCGCATGTAACTCCTGCAGCGAGCCATGACCGCCGTCTGAGAGTCCAGCTGAAGTACAAACAGAGTAAAGACCAGAATCCActgtgtgattatgtgtgtgcgtgtgcgtgtgtgtgtgtgtgtgtgtaagagagagagagagagagggggggagaTGAATGTTGTTTAAAACTCTGGAGTGTTTGGGTGCTGCAGAATGAAGAACATGACCAAGtttggaagaggagaggagagcttGGTGCAGGTAAGAGTTACAGCATATTaagaaaaataattgaaaagaaaaactagAGGCGATGAAATACAGGGTTCAAAAAGCAAAGTGAATATGGTGGAAAAGTATGGAAAACAAAGGGAAATGTCAAGTGTGTAGTAGGAAAAGAATGTTTGTCTATAATTCAGCAGTATGCTGCTatttgagaggaaaaaaaggtccgTAGCAAGTATTTAAACCTCAGGTGAAAACatggaataaaaagaaaaccaatAATAACATGCAGTGTGTAACATGGTAAGTTCACACAATCATTCAGTACCATGTAGAATCAACTTTGGCACCGTTATCAGTCTCTCTGTACTGGAATGTGTATGTGGTACTGGAACACATCAACACCACAACTGACAGTGTTACTGCAAAGAAACAGATCATCACGTAACAGAATCAGAATCCTTAGCTGAACAAGGAGGTGCAACTTCTGCTAAAGGCACGTAGCAATGCCTTCTGATCAGGTGACACACAGGCCTACAGTACG encodes the following:
- the LOC133423849 gene encoding 23 kDa integral membrane protein-like — translated: MARCRSYMRGLAICVTVLLLVSGIVMIGVGFSPIDGNLLVVEWFNQLSSSEVLLVLQVFGPITVLLAILGICAASLDYKPLLLLFSALIFVEFVAVMVVAAPLVQVQAQMGFAVDELFLNATPLHSAAADIQREVNKLQASDSCCGLRSFKDWENQLPVSCLCITASPSSRPSNSSSEGSCVKADGDLQPTPQISHNLWVHSDPCGPILKSYLDFPIKLRIGIISAFATITITAIVLCLILGLEKYWKKPPVETTVDDFNRVKYQPKPSQT